A window of Kiritimatiellia bacterium contains these coding sequences:
- a CDS encoding biopolymer transporter ExbD — MNHQPLRTGTFERTFRTRLARSPSPLDAAAVASVLVAAATWWILRMPFIAQPAVPIELPPAASAEPVRYGTLIVAVTADGRMFACDRPVDLAELARHFETAVRERPDTTVLIEADRRVPQELLVRIYDLAARVGIRRAEIATQMPARSAPETSR; from the coding sequence GTGAACCACCAGCCGCTGCGAACGGGCACGTTTGAGCGAACGTTTCGGACGCGGCTGGCGCGTTCGCCCTCGCCGCTGGATGCGGCAGCGGTCGCCAGCGTGTTGGTGGCAGCGGCGACGTGGTGGATCCTGCGGATGCCGTTCATCGCACAACCGGCAGTGCCGATCGAGCTGCCGCCTGCCGCAAGCGCCGAACCGGTGCGCTACGGCACGCTGATCGTCGCGGTCACGGCGGACGGCCGCATGTTCGCGTGCGACCGGCCGGTGGATCTCGCAGAGCTGGCACGACACTTCGAGACGGCGGTCCGCGAGCGACCGGACACGACGGTGTTGATTGAGGCCGATCGCCGCGTCCCGCAGGAGTTGCTGGTGCGGATTTACGACCTGGCCGCGCGCGTCGGGATTCGACGCGCGGAGATTGCCACGCAGATGCCGGCGCGTAGCGCGCCGGAGACCTCGCGATGA
- the hisD gene encoding histidinol dehydrogenase, whose protein sequence is MRAIPPIVRWEEPVGAAAFERFLRAPPVAPRAEALARRVLAAVRRDGDRAVTRFTARFNGVRLAPERFRVRDEEIRAARARVPASFLRAVADVLRRVRRFARAGLRASWEIRTPRGGRLGEQWVPLGRVGVYVPGGAAPLASTALMTIPLARIAGVPEVVATTPCGPDESVDPHVLVAIAEAGATEIYRLGGIQAIGALAYGTQTIRRVDKIVGPGGPFVTAAKRAVYGEVALDMVAGPSEVAVLADASARADCIAADLLSQAEHGTGHERTLLVTTSAALAREVAGELAVQGRRLRRWPKIRQVLHRRSLIVVVPDLVTGCDAINRFAPEHLEILAARPRRWLRRIRCAGAVFLGRWTPESAGDFVAGPSHVLPTGGTARFFSGLTADDFRRRMSVLELRREDLEEMWPSIDAFATVEDLPGHARSAALRLGRRSTGDGDGTAP, encoded by the coding sequence ATGAGAGCGATACCGCCGATTGTGCGATGGGAGGAGCCGGTGGGAGCCGCCGCGTTTGAGCGGTTTCTGCGCGCGCCGCCGGTGGCGCCCCGCGCGGAGGCGCTGGCGCGGCGCGTGTTGGCCGCCGTGCGCCGCGACGGCGATCGGGCGGTGACGCGCTTCACCGCCCGCTTCAATGGCGTCCGGCTTGCTCCGGAGCGATTCCGCGTACGCGACGAGGAAATACGCGCCGCGCGCGCACGGGTGCCGGCCTCGTTTCTGCGGGCGGTCGCCGACGTGCTGCGGCGGGTGCGCCGCTTTGCGCGCGCGGGGTTGCGCGCATCGTGGGAAATCCGCACTCCACGAGGGGGGCGGCTCGGCGAGCAATGGGTTCCGTTGGGACGCGTCGGCGTCTATGTGCCGGGGGGTGCGGCCCCGCTGGCTTCCACCGCGCTGATGACCATCCCGCTGGCCAGGATCGCGGGAGTGCCGGAGGTGGTCGCCACCACACCATGCGGCCCCGACGAATCCGTGGATCCTCACGTGTTGGTTGCGATCGCGGAGGCCGGCGCGACCGAGATCTACCGGCTCGGTGGCATCCAGGCAATTGGCGCGCTCGCGTATGGCACCCAGACGATCCGGCGCGTCGACAAAATCGTGGGACCGGGCGGCCCGTTTGTGACCGCGGCGAAGCGCGCGGTGTACGGCGAAGTCGCGCTGGACATGGTCGCCGGCCCGAGTGAGGTCGCGGTGCTCGCCGACGCGAGCGCGCGCGCCGACTGCATCGCGGCCGATCTGCTCTCGCAGGCGGAACACGGCACCGGCCATGAGCGGACGCTCCTGGTCACCACCTCCGCGGCACTGGCCCGCGAGGTTGCCGGGGAGCTGGCCGTGCAGGGCCGTCGTCTTCGCCGCTGGCCGAAGATCCGCCAAGTGCTGCACCGGCGCTCGCTGATTGTCGTGGTACCGGACCTCGTGACCGGTTGCGACGCGATCAACCGCTTCGCACCGGAGCACTTGGAGATCCTCGCGGCGCGGCCGCGACGGTGGCTGCGCCGCATTCGCTGTGCCGGTGCGGTGTTTCTGGGGCGGTGGACGCCGGAAAGCGCCGGGGACTTTGTCGCGGGGCCCAGCCATGTGCTGCCGACCGGCGGCACCGCGCGATTCTTCTCCGGCCTTACCGCGGACGATTTCCGGCGGCGGATGAGCGTGCTGGAGCTCCGACGAGAAGATCTCGAGGAAATGTGGCCCTCCATCGACGCGTTCGCGACGGTGGAAGATCTTCCGGGCCATGCGCGCTCTGCCGCGCTGCGGCTGGGCCGGCGGTCGACAGGGGACGGGGACGGAACGGCTCCGTGA
- a CDS encoding PQQ-like beta-propeller repeat protein, which translates to MPVGHVLGLLAVLLPAGVARAGTAASGPPIRWPRWRGPNDNAVVETPLPVGWSPASNIAWRVALPGSGASTPIVWDGRIVVTVPIDGRDGALAFDADGREVWRAMLGPARPPKHRAASSCNPSPVTDGRHVWVYYKSGTLAALALDDGRVCWSVNVEERFGRDELVWDIGTSPVLTSEAVVLSVMNGPRSHLAAWDRESGRLLWSVRRSYPCAFEADQGYTTPLVFEWKGREVVLVWNAEHVTLHDARDGAVLWDCGGLNPERRPNWPPVASPLRIGGRLIVPYGRGTRLFGLELAGAGDVTATAHRWVRTDTGSYVPTPLAWRGQVVLLRDRHEVQGIDPEDGRTLWSGLLEQNRAPFYASPLIAADRLYAARDDGVVFVAELRPRFRVVARVPMGESIRATPVPFGSRLLLRGERTLWCVGRETTP; encoded by the coding sequence ATGCCGGTGGGTCATGTGCTCGGTCTGCTTGCGGTACTGCTGCCGGCCGGTGTTGCGAGGGCGGGTACCGCCGCGAGCGGCCCGCCAATCCGGTGGCCGCGGTGGCGGGGTCCGAACGACAACGCGGTGGTGGAGACGCCGCTGCCGGTCGGTTGGTCGCCCGCGTCAAACATTGCGTGGCGGGTGGCGCTGCCCGGTTCGGGCGCCTCCACGCCGATCGTCTGGGACGGCCGCATCGTGGTCACCGTGCCGATCGACGGTCGCGACGGCGCGCTGGCGTTTGATGCCGATGGGCGCGAGGTCTGGCGGGCAATGCTCGGGCCGGCCCGCCCCCCGAAACATCGTGCTGCCTCCAGCTGCAACCCTTCGCCGGTGACCGATGGCCGCCACGTCTGGGTGTACTACAAGAGCGGGACGCTGGCGGCGCTGGCGCTGGACGACGGTCGCGTGTGCTGGTCGGTGAACGTCGAGGAGCGGTTCGGACGGGACGAGCTGGTGTGGGACATCGGCACCTCGCCGGTGCTGACCTCGGAGGCGGTGGTGCTGTCGGTGATGAACGGCCCGCGTTCGCACCTGGCGGCCTGGGACCGCGAGAGCGGCCGGCTGCTTTGGAGTGTCCGGAGGAGCTATCCGTGCGCGTTTGAGGCCGACCAGGGCTACACGACTCCGCTGGTGTTCGAATGGAAAGGTCGCGAGGTGGTGCTGGTTTGGAACGCAGAGCACGTGACGCTGCACGATGCTCGCGATGGAGCGGTGTTATGGGACTGCGGGGGGCTGAACCCCGAGCGGCGCCCCAACTGGCCGCCGGTTGCCTCGCCGCTCAGGATCGGCGGACGGCTGATCGTGCCGTACGGTCGGGGGACCCGGCTGTTCGGCCTCGAGCTGGCTGGCGCCGGCGATGTCACCGCCACGGCGCACCGCTGGGTCCGCACCGACACGGGCAGCTACGTGCCAACCCCGCTGGCCTGGCGGGGTCAAGTGGTGCTGCTGAGGGACCGTCACGAGGTGCAGGGAATCGACCCTGAGGACGGGCGGACGCTCTGGAGCGGTTTGCTCGAACAGAACCGCGCTCCCTTTTATGCTTCGCCGCTCATTGCGGCGGACCGGCTCTACGCGGCGCGGGATGATGGAGTGGTGTTCGTCGCGGAGCTGCGGCCGCGTTTCCGCGTGGTCGCTCGGGTCCCGATGGGAGAATCGATCCGCGCGACACCGGTGCCGTTCGGTTCGCGACTGCTGCTGCGGGGTGAGCGTACGCTGTGGTGCGTCGGCAGGGAGACCACGCCGTGA
- a CDS encoding RDD family protein, with translation MSDAVPRLEIRTPEGVVFSLPLAGPVSRMLAWLVDLAAVAAIVLLVDRALALMRLISPDTSAALRFIGIFVVSIGYGIALEWRWRGETIGKRLLHIRVVDRRGLRLSREQVVLRNLLRAVDQLPIFQLVGGVAAWLSPLAQRLGDIGANTVVVCARAPAVPDLERLEPERFNSLRERPDLEARLRRRLPPAAAVVALRAVLRRAEMDADARAALFAEIAADLRALCELPREHTAELSDEQLVRNVVDSYFRGAGRRTPTAARSARGVR, from the coding sequence GTGAGCGATGCGGTCCCACGTCTGGAGATCCGTACGCCGGAGGGGGTTGTTTTCTCGCTGCCGCTCGCCGGTCCGGTCTCGCGCATGCTGGCCTGGCTGGTGGACCTGGCGGCGGTCGCCGCGATTGTTTTGCTGGTTGACCGCGCGCTCGCGCTGATGCGGCTGATCTCGCCGGACACGTCCGCCGCGCTGCGGTTCATCGGCATATTCGTCGTTTCGATCGGCTATGGCATCGCGCTGGAATGGCGGTGGCGCGGCGAAACGATCGGCAAGCGGCTGCTGCACATCCGCGTCGTGGATCGCCGCGGGCTACGGCTCTCGCGGGAACAAGTCGTGCTGCGAAACCTGCTGCGCGCGGTGGACCAGCTACCAATCTTTCAGCTTGTCGGCGGCGTGGCGGCGTGGCTGAGCCCGCTCGCGCAGCGGCTTGGTGACATTGGCGCGAACACGGTGGTCGTGTGCGCGCGCGCGCCCGCCGTTCCGGATCTGGAGCGGCTCGAACCGGAACGCTTCAACAGCCTGCGGGAGCGGCCCGATCTGGAAGCCCGCCTGCGCCGTCGGCTTCCGCCCGCCGCCGCGGTTGTCGCACTCCGGGCGGTGCTGCGCCGAGCGGAGATGGACGCGGACGCGCGCGCGGCATTGTTTGCAGAAATCGCGGCCGATCTGCGCGCCCTCTGCGAGCTGCCGCGCGAACACACTGCGGAGCTCTCGGACGAGCAGCTGGTGCGAAATGTGGTCGACTCCTATTTCCGGGGGGCCGGCCGCCGCACCCCCACCGCGGCGAGGAGCGCACGCGGTGTGCGCTGA
- a CDS encoding stage II sporulation protein M, translating to MDLPRFVERRRTLWREFEQRIAEVADAPFRRLELDDLRRLLTLYEEVAADLADVRDFGGESELRTYLEALVARAHAEIHALREPAVRWRPGRWLGEGLAATIRRRWRAGTAAAAIFVAGAIFGAAALISDPAARRHLLPFEHLRMPPAERVEIEQREMMRPGGGEREYRTFAAYLWVNNVRVAVLLLALGMTFGAGTAVVLALNGMLLGAVAADYVVAGQSQFLLGWLLPHGAVEIPAILLAAQGGLVLGGALLGAEGPRHRPLAERLGAVRGDVLSLIGGAALLLAWAAGVESFLSQHHEPRLPYTIKIAIGLLELGALALYVARAGSGSTETTAQ from the coding sequence GTGGACCTACCACGCTTCGTGGAACGCCGCCGCACACTGTGGCGCGAATTTGAGCAACGGATCGCGGAGGTCGCGGACGCGCCGTTCCGGCGGCTCGAGCTCGATGATCTCCGCCGGCTGCTGACGCTCTACGAGGAGGTCGCGGCCGACCTCGCCGACGTGCGCGACTTCGGCGGCGAATCAGAGTTGCGAACCTACCTCGAGGCGCTGGTCGCCCGCGCCCACGCCGAAATCCATGCGCTGCGGGAGCCCGCCGTGCGCTGGCGTCCTGGCCGATGGCTCGGCGAAGGATTGGCGGCCACGATCCGTCGTCGATGGCGCGCGGGCACCGCCGCGGCCGCGATCTTTGTGGCCGGCGCGATCTTCGGCGCGGCCGCGCTGATTTCCGACCCCGCCGCGCGCCGACACCTGCTGCCGTTCGAGCACCTGCGGATGCCTCCCGCCGAACGCGTGGAAATCGAACAGCGCGAAATGATGCGGCCCGGCGGCGGCGAGCGCGAATATCGCACGTTTGCTGCGTACCTGTGGGTGAACAACGTGCGCGTGGCGGTGCTGCTGCTGGCGCTCGGCATGACGTTCGGTGCCGGCACCGCGGTGGTGCTGGCGCTGAACGGCATGCTGCTGGGCGCGGTCGCTGCCGACTACGTGGTCGCCGGCCAGAGCCAGTTCCTGCTGGGCTGGCTGCTACCGCACGGCGCCGTCGAAATTCCCGCGATTCTGCTCGCGGCGCAGGGGGGGCTGGTGCTGGGCGGCGCGCTGCTCGGCGCAGAAGGGCCCCGTCACCGCCCCCTCGCGGAGCGGTTGGGCGCGGTGCGCGGCGACGTGCTTTCCCTGATCGGCGGCGCCGCGCTGTTGTTGGCGTGGGCGGCCGGCGTCGAGTCGTTTCTTTCCCAGCACCACGAACCGCGACTGCCCTACACGATCAAGATCGCGATCGGCCTTCTGGAGCTCGGCGCACTCGCGTTGTATGTCGCGCGGGCCGGGAGCGGCAGCACGGAGACCACCGCGCAGTGA
- a CDS encoding DUF58 domain-containing protein, producing MIVPSTTLIRWFGWVGLPLALMAAVEPRLGEPMGALAVVAIALSVLDALRALPRAQGVSVSVRSPLRLVVGEAQAVPVHWAARNAGSRIELAVDWPAAVGAATIQCAAEPAPCGVVRWPCRPAARGRYRLGAAAVAVHSPWGLWEVRRRIALDAELHLLPNLRDERRRVAAQFLVRGGAGLRRRRPVGKGREFEKLREYVPGDDYGDIHWKATARRRHPVTKLFQIERTQEVVIAVDASRLAGRPAPRRAGEAGAPTQLDRFVATALMLCAAAREQGDRFGLLLFDRTVRQFVPAGHGAAHLHRCRDALLGAAPVPVSPDHAELFAFVRGRLRKRALIVVLAGLDDAAAAAGFAAAAAAAARQHLVIAFTLRAPDARPLLSGPPPATLDEAYRHLDGHERWRRIEELRRALRRLGVVFEAVDDERLSAAVISRYVEARERQRL from the coding sequence ATGATTGTTCCGTCCACCACCCTCATTCGCTGGTTCGGATGGGTCGGGCTTCCGCTGGCGCTGATGGCGGCGGTGGAACCACGGCTGGGCGAGCCGATGGGTGCGTTGGCGGTGGTGGCGATTGCGCTGAGCGTGCTCGATGCGCTGCGCGCACTGCCCCGCGCGCAGGGCGTGAGCGTCTCGGTGCGTTCGCCGCTGAGACTGGTCGTGGGCGAGGCCCAGGCCGTGCCGGTGCACTGGGCCGCGCGAAATGCCGGCTCGCGCATCGAACTGGCGGTGGACTGGCCGGCCGCGGTGGGGGCGGCGACGATCCAGTGCGCCGCGGAGCCGGCGCCGTGCGGCGTGGTGCGATGGCCCTGCCGGCCAGCCGCACGAGGTCGGTACCGGCTCGGCGCCGCCGCAGTCGCGGTACACTCGCCGTGGGGTCTGTGGGAGGTCCGGCGCCGCATCGCGCTCGATGCGGAACTGCACCTGCTGCCGAACCTGCGGGATGAACGTCGCCGCGTCGCTGCGCAATTTCTCGTGAGGGGCGGCGCCGGCCTCCGCCGCCGCCGACCGGTCGGCAAAGGGCGCGAGTTCGAGAAGCTTCGGGAATATGTGCCAGGTGACGACTACGGCGACATTCACTGGAAGGCAACCGCGCGCCGACGGCATCCGGTGACCAAGCTGTTTCAGATCGAGCGAACCCAGGAGGTGGTCATTGCGGTGGACGCCTCGCGACTGGCGGGCCGACCGGCCCCGCGCCGCGCGGGCGAAGCGGGCGCGCCGACGCAGCTGGACCGGTTCGTCGCCACCGCGCTGATGCTCTGCGCCGCGGCGCGCGAACAGGGCGACCGGTTCGGCCTGCTCCTCTTCGACCGCACGGTCCGGCAGTTCGTCCCCGCCGGCCACGGGGCGGCCCACCTCCACCGCTGCCGCGACGCCCTGCTGGGCGCTGCGCCGGTACCGGTCTCACCGGACCACGCCGAGCTGTTCGCGTTTGTGCGGGGACGTCTGCGCAAACGCGCGCTGATCGTGGTGCTGGCCGGTCTCGACGATGCGGCCGCGGCGGCGGGGTTCGCCGCCGCGGCCGCCGCGGCAGCACGCCAGCATCTGGTGATCGCGTTCACGCTTCGCGCCCCCGACGCGCGTCCGCTCTTGTCCGGCCCTCCGCCCGCAACGCTCGACGAGGCCTACCGCCATCTCGACGGCCACGAACGATGGCGGCGGATCGAGGAACTACGCCGCGCGCTGCGCCGGCTCGGCGTCGTGTTCGAAGCGGTGGACGACGAGCGTCTCAGCGCGGCGGTCATTTCGCGGTACGTCGAGGCGCGAGAACGGCAGCGACTGTGA